GAAACTGTTGAGGTTGCTGTAAAGTTAAACCTTAAAAAGAGTCATACAGTTAGAGATACTGTAGTTCTTCCTAATCAGTTTGCTGGTGAGAAGAAAATCTTAGTTTTTGCTAAAGGTGAAAAAGCTGAAGAAGCTAAAGCTGCTGGTGCAACTTATGTTGGTGCAGAAGAGTTAGTTGATAAAGTAAAAGACGGTTGGTTAGATTTTGATGTTTGTGTTGCAACACCTGATATGATGAGAGAAGTTGGAAAGCTAGGTCCAGTTTTAGGTCGAAGAGGTTTAATGCCTAACCCTAAAACAAGAACAGTTACAATGGATGTTAAAGGTGCGGTTGCTGAACTTCAGCAGGGTCGAACAGAGTTTAGAGCTGATAAGACAGGTGTTGTTTCAATTGCTATTGGTAAGGTTTCAATGGATGCTGAAAAGATTCAAGAAAACTTAAACGCTTTTACAGCAGAGCTTAAGAGAAAAAGACCAGTTGATTTAAAAGGTGACTTTGTTAAATCTTTATCTCTTGCTTCTACAATGGGGCCTGGTGTTAAGGTCGATTTTAAATAGTCGGTTACTGAAGGAGATATTCGATGGCAGAGAAAAAAATACAACAATATAAAATTGATGCTGTAGGTCAGCTTGAAAGACAATTTGGTTCAGTAGAAAGTTACTTTTTAACTGACTATAGAGGTCTTTCTGTGGAGCAGATTACAGAAATTAGAGGTAAGTTAAGAGCTTTAGATGCAGAAATTCATGTTGTTAAGAATAATTTTGCAAAAAAAGCATTTGAGCTTATTGATGTTAAAGGTTTAGAAGAGTATCTTGTAGGACCAACAGCTGTTGCTTTAGTAAAAGGTGAAGCTGGTCCTGTAGCTAAAGCTCTTTTTGCTGCTGCAAAAGAGACATCATTAGAAGTAAAGGGTGGATATGTTGCCGGAGACTTAATGTCAAGTCAAGAAGCAGAAGTATTCAGTACTCTACCTACTAGAGATGAAGCTATTCAGATGTTAATGTACGCTATGAATGGTGTTACATCTAAACTTGTAAGAACAATTCAGGCTGTTGCTGACCAAAAAGCAGAAGCTTAAAATAATTATTAACAGCGTTAGTCTTCGTAGTTGTTAACTATCGCTGTGACGTATATTTAGGAGAAGATAATATGACAACAGAAGAAATTTTAGACGCAATTGCTGGAATGACTGTATTAGAGGTTTCAGAGCTTGTAAAAGCAATGGAAGAAAAATTTGGTGTATCTGCTGCTGCACCTGTAGCTGTAGCTGGTGGAGCTGTAGCTGGTGCTGCTGCTGAAGAGCAAACAGAATTCGACGTAGTATTTAAAGGTTTTGCTGATGGAAAGAAAATTCCAGTAATCAAAGCTGTTAGAGAGGCTACAGGTCTTGGTCTTAAAGAGGCAAAAGAGATCGTTGAAGGTTCTGATGCTGTTATTAAAGAAGGTGTATCTAAAGAAGATGCAGCTTCAGTAAAGGAAAAATTAGAAGCAGCTGGTGCTGTAATTGAAGTTAAGTAGTTTAATTACTAATTTAAAATTATAATTTTTTCTCAACTAACCACCTCGGAGGGTTCTCCGAAGGTGGTATTGTTGTCTGGGGGTAGTTTAAAGTGTTTGTACGAGATAAGTCGGAAGCCCGAAGTTATATTGGGAAAGAATATGATGAGGTAATGGAATTACCAAATCTTATTGACATTCAGTTGTCATCATATAATAAGTTTTTACAGAAGGGAACTTTAGAAAAGGGCGGAGCTCTCGGAGATGAGGGTTTGGAAAGTGTTTTCAGATCAATTTTCCCAATAGAAAGTTCAAACGGAGAACTCACCCTTGAGTATAATAATTATACTTTAGATACTAATAAAGAGTTAATTTCAGAGTCTATATGTAAAAAAAAGGGCTTAAGCTATTCTGTGCCGGTAAAGGCAAATATTAGTCTTGTATTTAATAATACAGGAGAGATAAGACAGAAAGTTTTATATATGGGTGATGTTCCATTAATGACTGACCGTGGTACATTTATAATAAATGGTGCCGAAAGAGTCGTAGTTAGTCAAATCCATCGATCTCCTGGTGTAATTTTTTCCAGAGATAAAGATATATTTTCCTCACGAATAATACCATATAGAGGTTCTTGGTTAGAGTTTGAGATCGACCAAAAAAGAGAACTGATTTATGCAAAAATAGATAGAAAGAAAAAAGTTTTAGGTACTCTCTTTTTAAGAGCTTTAGGTTTTTCTACTCGAGAGCAAATAATTGAGAAGTTTCATGTTATTGAGACTGTAAAAGTAACTAAAAAGAGCAAAGAAGAGTTAATTAATCGATACTTCGCTAAAGCCGTTTACGGAGAAAAAGATGGTGAAGAGAAAAAATTATATAGAGCTGGTGAAAAAATTCATCCCCATGATATTGATGAAATGTTAGCCTCTGGTGTTAAAAAAATTGATGTGATTGACTTTGGTGCTAATGGTTCTTTAGATTCAAGAGTTGTTTTAAACTGCTTTGAAAGAGAAGAGTCAAAATTTAGTAAGGATGATCTTGAAAAAGATGAGCCTTCTAGGGAAGAAGCGATTGCCCAGGTTTATGCAATATTACAGCCAGGTGAGCCTATAACAGTTGAAAGTGCTGAAAAAGACTTAAAGTCAATGTTCTTTTCATTACGAAGGTATGAATTAGGTTCCGTAGGTAG
Above is a genomic segment from Thiospirochaeta perfilievii containing:
- the rplA gene encoding 50S ribosomal protein L1, encoding MMKRGKNFKQAAAKVDSAVLYPTLDALNLVKEISYAKFDETVEVAVKLNLKKSHTVRDTVVLPNQFAGEKKILVFAKGEKAEEAKAAGATYVGAEELVDKVKDGWLDFDVCVATPDMMREVGKLGPVLGRRGLMPNPKTRTVTMDVKGAVAELQQGRTEFRADKTGVVSIAIGKVSMDAEKIQENLNAFTAELKRKRPVDLKGDFVKSLSLASTMGPGVKVDFK
- the rplJ gene encoding 50S ribosomal protein L10 codes for the protein MAEKKIQQYKIDAVGQLERQFGSVESYFLTDYRGLSVEQITEIRGKLRALDAEIHVVKNNFAKKAFELIDVKGLEEYLVGPTAVALVKGEAGPVAKALFAAAKETSLEVKGGYVAGDLMSSQEAEVFSTLPTRDEAIQMLMYAMNGVTSKLVRTIQAVADQKAEA
- the rplL gene encoding 50S ribosomal protein L7/L12; amino-acid sequence: MTTEEILDAIAGMTVLEVSELVKAMEEKFGVSAAAPVAVAGGAVAGAAAEEQTEFDVVFKGFADGKKIPVIKAVREATGLGLKEAKEIVEGSDAVIKEGVSKEDAASVKEKLEAAGAVIEVK